From Pan troglodytes isolate AG18354 chromosome 1, NHGRI_mPanTro3-v2.0_pri, whole genome shotgun sequence:
CACAAAGCGCTGGTCATGCTCGGGGCTGAAGAGGGTCAAGGAGGAGCGGTGGGTGGGAAAGGGGAAAAGGAGGAGAGACAGAGGGATCTCTGGCAAGGACAGTTAATGTGTCTGAGGGATGATTGAGGTGGGAATGCAGGGAGTGTGTCCCCAAAAGAACTGAGAAGAAATAGGGCCAAGAACTGAGTCTGTTGACCTGCCAGTTAAccaggagggagaagaaagaaagaacaatgttAACACTACAAAGTTACAAAGGTAGGGGATTCTCAAGAGAAGGATGTATTTCATCAGCTCAGGGAGAAAAGAATTTCAAATCAAATGTTGAGAAACCAAGGGGAATGACTTGGAAAGCAATTGAATCAGGCAATTAGGAAGTCAGCACTTATTGTTAATACAGCAAAGTCTCAGATTTGATATCCAAATATTTCGAATGTCTTTGTTTGGGTAAGTTAGTCTCTGGCATAGCTGAGTGCCCTACACAATACTGGATACATAATGAGTGTTTGAGAAACActtgataaatttttatttatgtatttatgtatttatttatttattttatttatttttagacggagtctctgtcacccaggccggagtgaaGTGGCTCGatttcaggtcactgcaacctccacctcctgggttcaagcgattctcctgcctcagcctcctgcatagctgggattacaggcacacgccaccacccccggctaatttttgtatttttagtagagacagggtttcaccatgttggccaggctgatcttgaactcttgacctcaagtgatctgcccgtctcagcctcccaaagtgctgtgattacaggtgtgagccaccacgcccggataacaCTTGCTAAATTTATTTGAAGTATTAGAGTTGTATCTGATTCTGTGCCCTCTTTCCAGGGCGACTTTTCCTTATAAACAGAATCCTAAGTGCAGTGACTTGATACATCCAGCTTGCCTACAATTGAAATCCCCAGGATGGCTCCTTCTTTCAGTACGATATGTTAAAACACTTGTGAGGGGCAACCTAACAGTAAGGTGACCCTTTATATTGCTTTCAGACGTCTGATGCCTTTGGCGCACTTATGGAACTTTCCCCTGTTTTCTCTCGAAGAACAAATTGCTCCAGCCTTTGTGCTTCACATAGCACCCTTCTAGGGCAGAATCCCATTTATTCTACTGCCTTGTCGTTATTTGTTTATGCCTCTGTCTTTTTCACTTTTGACTCCCAGTATCTCACATAGTGGTAGGGATAATGGGTGCTTGTTAAATGCTGATTGCATGAATGCAACCATAATTAGTTTGTCTGATCAATCTATTTCTACCGACAGAGGAACAAGATGGGAATTAGGTTAGGGGGTTAGAAAACTGCTTAGAGGTGTGTGCTGCCTCTGGGGGATCCAGGAAAGACCTGGGACAGACATGGGTGCCTGAGGAAGCCCATAACTCAAGGGGTCAACCTTGTAATTGTTCTTACTGATGATTCCTTTTGCACTAGTGACTCAGGCATTTTGATTCTGACCTTGATCTAGTTTAAGAGGAACAGGGAGGACTGGAGACAGTGCCCTCTTCCAGATTAAACAAATTATGCACACGTGCACAGGTACTTTGTAAGCAGTTTATTCTGATGATTGGGCAGGTGCCTAATATATCAACATTGACTGAGCTCTGTGACCACGGACAACTCCTGTCCTCTCTTGGAGCcttggtttctttctctctctaaactaggctgggcatagtggctccctcctgtaatgccagcactttgggaggctgaggtgggcagatcacttgaggtcaggagtgtaagaccagcctggccaatatggtgaaaccttgtctctactaaaaatacaaaaaatagcctggcatggtggtgcgggcttgtaatcccagctacttgggaggctgaggcaggagaatcacttgaacctgggaggcagagtttgcagtgagctgagattgtgccactgcactccagcctgggtgacagagcaacactccaactcaaaaaaagaaagaaagaaagaaagaaactaggcAATTGGGTTAAGTGGCGTCAAAGTTTGGCATCTCAGAGATGACCGAGAGGAAAAGCATTCCTCTCATTCCATTCAGAGATGGAAGTGGAGCTACTCTTTCTCCACCTGAGCTGCCTGTTCGGGAGGAGAGTGCTCTTGAGGTTGCTGGGCATTCTCTTCCCCTGCCCAAGGCTCTGTTGGGAATACGGAAGTGGCAAGGCTTGAGAGATTGCCAGTGAGCCTGCCCCAGAGCTCCTGGAGTTCCCGCAGGAAGACTTCTTCTACCTGAGACCTCCCTGAAGCAGCCCTCTTCCCTACTAGCTTTTCAACCAAAGTGATTTTTCAACCCTTCAGGATTGGAAGATGCTGTCAGTGAGATGGGGAGGTCTCTTGGCAAGGCAGGTGTCTCCTAACCTGAAAATAAGATGTGGCAACCACTGGCAGGTGACTACTTGGACCCAGTGAGTTCATCCTCAAAAAGGACTAACAGATTGGGGCATGTATTTGCCTTCTCTAGACCTGGTGGAATCTCTCAGTTCCAGAAAATCCTAAATGTAAAGATTGCTTACTTAGAAtggaaagtttttttgttgttgttgtgcttttttttttttttttttttgagatggaatcttgctctgtcacctaggctggagtgcagtggcgcgatttccgctcactgcaagctctgcctcccaggttcacgccattctcctgcctcagcctcctaggtagctgggaccacaggcgcccacaaccacgcctggctaatttttttttttttgtatttttagtagagacggggtttcactgtgttagccaggatggtctcgatctcctgaccttgtgatccacccacctcagcctcccaaagtgctgggattacaggtgtgagccaccacgcctggcactaGAATGGAAGGTGTTAAAGAAATCTGGAGCACCTCTGCCTAACAACTTAACCCAAGGGTCTCAGTCATACTTCATGAGTCTTTGGGACTCACACATTTTTCTCCCTGATCTAGCATGAGTGAGAATAATGTGAGGGCCCCAGGAGATCCCCTAAGCACATCAGTTCCTCTTCTACCTGTACTTCTATCATTAGAGATTATTTCTTTTGGGTCAGacaattttctgtcttcttttaaaatccattcattcactcaacaaagatttttaaaagaacctactatgttccaggttcTGTAGCAGGTGCTGGAGATGCAGTGAGGAAAAGGAGTagagaaatacaattaaaaaatacacaggAGAATTTCAAATAGTGATGTGTTCTATGATAAAAGTAGAATCGTGGGAGAAAATAACTGATGGGATGGAGGGAGGTCCGCTTAGACTGAGTGGCACAGACAGGCCTCAGTGAGAAGGGACCATCTGAGCTGAGCTCTGAGCCGTGGGTAAGAAGCGGCCCTGTAAGGATCAGAAGGAATGTCCCACACAGAGGGCACAGCAAGGATAGAGCTCTGAAGTGGGAATGAGCTTGCTGTATGGGAAGAACAAAAAGACCTCAGcatggctggagcacagtgagggGGAGAGTCAGGGAGAGGTGGGTACATCCAATCCAAACCCATAGTACCTGTGAatttgaccttatttggaaaaaggttctttgcagatgtaactaaGAATCTCAAGACAAGATCATTCTGGATTTAGGGTGGACTCTACATCTAATGACTGACATCTTTataagggggaggagggggactATGAGACACACAGTAACAGTGAAAGGCCGTGtgatggagatggaggcagagactggagtggtgCATCTAGACGCCAAGAGATGCCATGAACTGCAGCAGCCACCAGGAGCCAGAGGAGGCAAGGGAGAATTCCAAGGGTTGCAGGCAGCTGCCAGAACTTAAGGGAgaggaacagattctcccccagAACTTCTAGAGGAGACCAACCCAGCCAACAACTTAATTTTGAAGGCCTGAACTGTAGAGCTGTAAGAAAGtatatttctattgttttgagccaccaagtttgtggtaattttttatgGCGACCCTGATACAAGAGGCGAATAATTTTAGCAAAGAGCAGTTGatctaaaaaacaaaccaaacctgCTGGTTGCTGTCCAGAGAATGGATTATAtaggcagagggaaaaaaaagtggaagCAGGAAGCCAGAAAAGAGGCTACtgtaaggccaggcgtggtggctcatgcctgtaatcccagcactttgggaggccgaggcaggtggatcatgaggtcaggagatcgagatcatcctggctaacacggtgaaaccccgtctctactaaaaatacaaaaaattagccgggcgtggtggtgggcgcctgtggtcccagctactcaggaggatgaggcaggagaatggcgtgaactcaggaggcggagcttgcagtgagccgagatcacgccactgcactccagcctgggcgacagagcgagactccttctcaaaaaaaacaaaaaaaaaaaacaaaaacaaacaaacaaaaaaagaggctaCTGTAGCAGGAAGCTGATAGTGGTGTGAGTAAATGAacgcatgaatgaatgaatgcactaACAAAAGCGATGGGTGAAACAATTGTGGGTGACTGACTTGATGAGATTGTTAGGGACTCTGCAGAGCTGGTTCTGCTCTTAAAGCATAGATAGGTGAGCTCAAGATGGGCTTCCTGGGAGCTGGTGGGGAGCAGACAGGTGTAGGGGAAAGGGCCAGTAAGtgcaggcccaggcaggagggcagggacTGAGTCACCCCGTCCTCCTCTTGTGCAGCAGATGCCCAATTCCTGAGAGAGAGTGAACGTCCCAACATCACATGCAGCTTCTTTCTCTGAGGGCCAACTCAAATACTACCTTGGCCCTGAAGCATCCCCAACTTTTTGTCCCATCCACACACAAATTGTTTCTGCTACACTTGCACTTTGGGCTTCCCTGGGAATGCCCCCTGTCCACTGCCCTATTCCACCTTGTTCATGCACATGAAAGAGCTGCTGGTCTCATGTGCTAAACTGAGATGATTTTTAGAAAGGAGCTCccctttctttttcatctctggatCCCCTGCAGCAGCACGCCCAGGCTCCTGCACTCAGCAGGCTTCCATAGATGCTTGCAGGCCTCAGTTACTGAGCTGTGCCGAGGCTCGGTcactcacacacacccagaaGCTTGCCAGAACTCCAAGTTAGCGAGAAGTTGGCAAGAGCAGAAGACACACTTCCTCTTTGTGTCCTTTTGTCCCCTCAGCCTCAGCGACAGCCTTTCTCCAACAAGTTGGCACGAGGCAGGAGCCTGGCACCTTTGTTTCTGCATGTCGAGCTGATTTATGAAGGGACTGTACGGAAGAGGACATGTGACAGAGGCACACACTGGTCCTGGCACTGCCTTCTGCATGTGAACGAGCCAGGCCACCTACCTCCGGCTTGGGGACTGCTGGCTCGCTCTGGACCTCACTGCTGGTCTCCAGCTGGGCAGGGCCGGTCTGGGGGCTGCAGCCTGGCTCGAGCACTGCCCCCTCCTGTTgtttttccttgcctttttcctgCTTGGGGACATCTCCGCCCTTCACTCCTCCAGGGGGACTATGGGGGGTCTCCTTCACTGCAGCTCCCTCCTCCAGCTTCTTTGTTTCTTGGCTGTCATGTTCAGGTCCTACCTCTTCATTTTGCACCCTCTCCCCCTTCACCTCTGTAGCCTTTTCCATCTCTGCTTCCTCTCCAGCTGGCTTTTCCTCCCTGGGGCTCCCACACCTATTTTCTGCCTCTGGGCCAGAGGTCTGGGGCGGTTCCGGGACCTCCTCTTGGGCCGGGTGCTGGCCGTCCACCTCCTCTGAACTCCGCCTGGCCTTTTCACCGTTCTTGGCTTCCTCTGTGGCCCTgtcctcctcctgcttctctgtCCTGCTGGGTGACCTCCTCAGAGGAGGCTTTTCAGCAGGTCCCAGGGTTCTCACTCCCTCTCCCGCTGCTCCCTCACTGGACAAAGGGGATCCTGGGGCCTTGCTCTTGGATGGCAACACTTCATCCCCATCCTCTTCCTTAGCACCGTTCTGCTGAGATGACTCCACCGCCCTGAAATCTCCAAGTTCTCCACAGTCTGACTGTGACCTTCGGAATCGCCTGGAGGGAGGGCGCCTTTTTATTGAGCCCCTCGTCCGCACCTAGAAGAAAGTGTTAAGGAAAGTTATCCAAAAACTCATAAAAAAAGGCCAAGAGGAGGACTGTATGCACTTTCAACGTCAGTCTGGTGCACTGCTTCACAAGTCCACACAAGGACCATTTAATTTTCCAGGAGAACGAATCATTGTTTGCTATTTATTATAGGTTAGAGCCGTGTGGGATTGTGAAATCACATGGTGACCTGCAGACTTTTATTTTGTGAAGATGCAAATGCTTTCCattcagtaaaaaacaaaaacaaaaactcatgaTTTTATTGCACTGTAAAACATTAATCAGTTCGGTGTCTAATTTAGTAATTTTATtctgacacttaaaaaaaaattcttgccgggcatggtggctcacacatataatccagcactttgggaggctgaggcaggaggatcgcttgagctcaggagttcaagatcagcctgggcaatgtagcgagactccatctctactgaaagtaagaaaaattagctgggcgtgctggtgcatgcctgtggtcccagctacttgggaggctgagatgggaatatagc
This genomic window contains:
- the RCSD1 gene encoding capZ-interacting protein isoform X6 — encoded protein: MRRNEGCPRGTERLAETNASVDNSASPSVAQLAGRFREQAAAAKEKSPPNASHPPKFKVKSSPLIEKLQANLTFDPAALLPGASPKSPGLKAMVSPFHSPPSTPSSPGVRSRPSEAEEVPVSFDQPPEGSHLPCYNKVRTRGSIKRRPPSRRFRRSQSDCGELGDFRAVESSQQNGAKEEDGDEVLPSKSKAPGSPLSSEGAAGEGVRTLGPAEKPPLRRSPSRTEKQEEDRATEEAKNGEKARRSSEEVDGQHPAQEEVPEPPQTSGPEAENRCGSPREEKPAGEEAEMEKATEVKGERVQNEEVGPEHDSQETKKLEEGAAVKETPHSPPGGVKGGDVPKQEKGKEKQQEGAVLEPGCSPQTGPAQLETSSEVQSEPAVPKPEDDTPVQDTKM
- the RCSD1 gene encoding capZ-interacting protein isoform X2 codes for the protein MRRNEGCPRGTERLAETNASVDNSASPSVAQLAGRFREQAAAAKETPASKPTRRKPPCSLPLFPPKVDLGQNGEEKSPPNASHPPKFKVKSSPLIEKLQANLTFDPAALLPGASPKSPGLKAMVSPFHSPPSTPSSPGVRSRPSEAEEVPVSFDQPPEGSHLPCYNKVRTRGSIKRRPPSRRFRRSQSDCGELGDFRAVESSQQNGAKEEDGDEVLPSKSKAPGSPLSSEGAAGEGVRTLGPAEKPPLRRSPSRTEKQEEDRATEEAKNGEKARRSSEEVDGQHPAQEEVPEPPQTSGPEAENRCGSPREEKPAGEEAEMEKATEVKGERVQNEEVGPEHDSQETKKLEEGAAVKETPHSPPGGVKGGDVPKQEKGKEKQQEGAVLEPGCSPQTGPAQLETSSEVQSEPAVPKPEDDTPVQDTKM
- the RCSD1 gene encoding capZ-interacting protein isoform X7; translated protein: MEERLAETNASVDNSASPSVAQLAGRFREQAAAAKEKSPPNASHPPKFKVKSSPLIEKLQANLTFDPAALLPGASPKSPGLKAMVSPFHSPPSTPSSPGVRSRPSEAEEVPVSFDQPPEGSHLPCYNKVRTRGSIKRRPPSRRFRRSQSDCGELGDFRAVESSQQNGAKEEDGDEVLPSKSKAPGSPLSSEGAAGEGVRTLGPAEKPPLRRSPSRTEKQEEDRATEEAKNGEKARRSSEEVDGQHPAQEEVPEPPQTSGPEAENRCGSPREEKPAGEEAEMEKATEVKGERVQNEEVGPEHDSQETKKLEEGAAVKETPHSPPGGVKGGDVPKQEKGKEKQQEGAVLEPGCSPQTGPAQLETSSEVQSEPAVPKPEDDTPVQDTKM
- the RCSD1 gene encoding capZ-interacting protein isoform X4, with the translated sequence MRRNEGCPRGTERLAETNASVDNSASPSVAQLAGRFREQAAAAKEKSPPNASHPPKFKVKSSPLIEKLQANLTFDPAALLPGASPKSPGLKAMVSPFHSPPSTPSSPGVRSRPSEAEEVPVSFDQPPEGSHLPCYNKVRTRGSIKRRPPSRRFRRSQSDCGELGDFRAVESSQQNGAKEEDGDEVLPSKSKAPGSPLSSEGAAGEGVRTLGPAEKPPLRRSPSRTEKQEEDRATEEAKNGEKARRSSEEVDGQHPAQEEVPEPPQTSGPEAENRCGSPREEKPAGEEAEMEKATEVKGERVQNEEVGPEHDSQETKKLEEGAAVKETPHSPPGGVKGGDVPKQEKGKEKQQEGAVLEPGCSPQTGPAQLETSSEVQSEPAVPKPEVAATVVAAADEAIAEAEYAECLESA
- the RCSD1 gene encoding capZ-interacting protein isoform X5, yielding MEERLAETNASVDNSASPSVAQLAGRFREQAAAAKEKSPPNASHPPKFKVKSSPLIEKLQANLTFDPAALLPGASPKSPGLKAMVSPFHSPPSTPSSPGVRSRPSEAEEVPVSFDQPPEGSHLPCYNKVRTRGSIKRRPPSRRFRRSQSDCGELGDFRAVESSQQNGAKEEDGDEVLPSKSKAPGSPLSSEGAAGEGVRTLGPAEKPPLRRSPSRTEKQEEDRATEEAKNGEKARRSSEEVDGQHPAQEEVPEPPQTSGPEAENRCGSPREEKPAGEEAEMEKATEVKGERVQNEEVGPEHDSQETKKLEEGAAVKETPHSPPGGVKGGDVPKQEKGKEKQQEGAVLEPGCSPQTGPAQLETSSEVQSEPAVPKPEVAATVVAAADEAIAEAEYAECLESA
- the RCSD1 gene encoding capZ-interacting protein isoform X8; this encodes MEERLAETNASVDNSASPSVAQLAGRFREQAAAAKETPASKPTRRKPPCSLPLFPPKVDLGQNGEEKSPPNASHPPKFKVKSSPLIEKLQANLTFDPAALLPGASPKSPGLKAMVSPFHSPPSTPSSPGVRSRPSEAEEVPVSFDQPPEGSHLPCYNKVRTRGSIKRRPPSRRFRRSQSDCGELGDFRAVESSQQNGAKEEDGDEVLPSKSKAPGSPLSSEGAAGEGVRTLGPAEKPPLRRSPSRTEKQEEDRATEEAKNGEKARRSSEEVDGQHPAQEEVPEPPQTSGPEAENRCGSPREEKPAGEEAEMEKATEVKGERVQNEEVGPEHDSQETKKLEEGAAVKETPHSPPGGVKGGDVPKQEKGKEKQQEGAVLEPGCSPQTGPAQLETSSEVQSEPAVPKPEVAATVVAAADEAIAEAEYAECLESA
- the RCSD1 gene encoding capZ-interacting protein isoform X1, which translates into the protein MRRNEGCPRGTERLAETNASVDNSASPSVAQLAGRFREQAAAAKETPASKPTRRKPPCSLPLFPPKVDLGQNGEEKSPPNASHPPKFKVKSSPLIEKLQANLTFDPAALLPGASPKSPGLKAMVSPFHSPPSTPSSPGVRSRPSEAEEVPVSFDQPPEGSHLPCYNKVRTRGSIKRRPPSRRFRRSQSDCGELGDFRAVESSQQNGAKEEDGDEVLPSKSKAPGSPLSSEGAAGEGVRTLGPAEKPPLRRSPSRTEKQEEDRATEEAKNGEKARRSSEEVDGQHPAQEEVPEPPQTSGPEAENRCGSPREEKPAGEEAEMEKATEVKGERVQNEEVGPEHDSQETKKLEEGAAVKETPHSPPGGVKGGDVPKQEKGKEKQQEGAVLEPGCSPQTGPAQLETSSEVQSEPAVPKPEVAATVVAAADEAIAEAEYAECLESA
- the RCSD1 gene encoding capZ-interacting protein isoform X3 encodes the protein MEERLAETNASVDNSASPSVAQLAGRFREQAAAAKETPASKPTRRKPPCSLPLFPPKVDLGQNGEEKSPPNASHPPKFKVKSSPLIEKLQANLTFDPAALLPGASPKSPGLKAMVSPFHSPPSTPSSPGVRSRPSEAEEVPVSFDQPPEGSHLPCYNKVRTRGSIKRRPPSRRFRRSQSDCGELGDFRAVESSQQNGAKEEDGDEVLPSKSKAPGSPLSSEGAAGEGVRTLGPAEKPPLRRSPSRTEKQEEDRATEEAKNGEKARRSSEEVDGQHPAQEEVPEPPQTSGPEAENRCGSPREEKPAGEEAEMEKATEVKGERVQNEEVGPEHDSQETKKLEEGAAVKETPHSPPGGVKGGDVPKQEKGKEKQQEGAVLEPGCSPQTGPAQLETSSEVQSEPAVPKPEDDTPVQDTKM